One Streptomyces sp. V4I8 genomic window carries:
- the hemC gene encoding hydroxymethylbilane synthase, producing the protein MRMSVPELIRIVSRDSPMALAQVERVRIELTALHPGVRTEVVPVKTTGDKWMGDLSQVEGKGAFTKEVDAALLAGEADLAVHCVKDIPADRPLPAGTTFAAFLKRDDIRDALIHPGGLTLDELPAGTRIGTSSVRRVAQLAATHPHLQCVPFRGNANRRLEKLAAGEADALLLAVAGLERIGRPDVISEVLSPEVMMPPIGAGILALQCREGDAELIEAVSGLGDPDTYREATAERMFLHVLQGHCNSPIAGYARADRSGELSLRACVFTPDGKTRLNAHEWAGRLDPATLGTSVAVALLRQGAREIIAGIPH; encoded by the coding sequence ATCCGCATGTCCGTCCCTGAACTGATCCGTATCGTCTCCCGCGACTCGCCCATGGCGCTCGCCCAAGTGGAGCGTGTCCGCATCGAGTTGACGGCCCTCCACCCCGGTGTGCGCACCGAGGTCGTGCCGGTGAAGACGACCGGCGACAAGTGGATGGGCGATCTGTCCCAGGTCGAGGGCAAGGGGGCGTTCACCAAGGAGGTGGACGCGGCGCTGCTGGCGGGCGAGGCCGATCTCGCCGTGCACTGCGTCAAGGACATCCCCGCCGACCGGCCGCTGCCCGCGGGGACGACATTCGCCGCGTTCCTCAAGCGGGACGACATCCGGGACGCCCTGATCCACCCCGGCGGTCTCACGCTGGACGAGCTGCCTGCGGGGACGCGGATCGGCACCTCGTCGGTGCGCCGGGTCGCCCAGCTGGCCGCCACCCACCCGCACCTTCAGTGCGTGCCGTTCCGCGGCAACGCCAACCGGCGACTGGAGAAGCTGGCGGCGGGTGAGGCGGACGCGCTGCTTCTGGCGGTGGCCGGCCTGGAGCGCATCGGCCGCCCCGACGTGATCAGCGAGGTCCTCTCCCCCGAGGTGATGATGCCGCCGATCGGCGCGGGCATCCTCGCCCTGCAGTGCCGCGAGGGCGACGCCGAGCTGATCGAAGCGGTCAGCGGCCTCGGCGACCCGGACACCTACCGGGAGGCCACCGCCGAGCGCATGTTCCTGCATGTCCTTCAGGGGCACTGCAACAGCCCGATCGCCGGGTACGCGCGCGCGGACCGCAGCGGCGAGCTGTCCCTGCGGGCCTGTGTCTTCACCCCGGACGGCAAGACACGGCTCAACGCCCACGAGTGGGCGGGCCGACTGGATCCGGCCACCCTCGGTACGTCGGTGGCGGTCGCGCTGCTGCGCCAGGGGGCACGCGAGATCATCGCCGGCATCCCGCACTGA